Below is a genomic region from Bacteroidales bacterium.
TGGTTACGGTCATCGTCACGGATGTTACCGCGGCCGCTTCTGTACCCTTTTCATCCACCTCCACAAAGGTTTTGTGAAGCACTTCAGATATATACAGATCTTTCCTGTCCGGGTTGATGCCGCTGAAATCCGATTCGTCGGGATTGAAGGCCTCTTCCATGCCCAGCAGTTTCAACATTTCATTCAGTTTTTTCTTGTATTCGAACTTAAACTTCGGCAGGTGCATTTCTATTCCTGTTGTATCCAGGTTTTCCATCCACTGGTCCCAGTTCTCATTATTCATGGCGGCAAAAATGTCGTCCGGCTGCTGATCCTGCGAAGGCAGGAAGCAAACCATGCTGTAGTTACCCCTGCCATAGGGCAGCTCAACCGCCTGAAAAAGATCATTGCGGTGATAACGAAGATCCGTCTCCGTCACCATCATGTCGGTCTGAATCTGGCTCCCGTCCTGAAGATAGAAGGGTTCCTCAGTGGTTTTCTCCTCGTCGAACTGGTATTTCCATTTGCCATTGAAGTAAAGGGCATTGATCAGGTACATGACGTCCAGCGGGTCGATGCTTTCAATGATCTCCGGGATCTTGTCGTGGGTTTTTTCGGCCACCCAGTTGTTAATGATGTCCACAGCTTCAGGACTGTCGAAATCAAGAGGGCTGACTCCGGCATCATAATATTTCTTGTTGACATCAATGAAATCCTGTTCCACCTGAAACTCCTGCCGGTACCAGATGGAATTGG
It encodes:
- a CDS encoding serpin family protein: MKTTIAFISLIILTGLNFSCENEDGPQPDLKPKQIEVTAETRQLIDSDNKFGFELMQKIVESQDETANTMISPVSVSLALAMTYNGAAGKTQEAMEETLHLNGLSKEQVNESYQSLMESLLSVDEKVTMEIANSIWYRQEFQVEQDFIDVNKKYYDAGVSPLDFDSPEAVDIINNWVAEKTHDKIPEIIESIDPLDVMYLINALYFNGKWKYQFDEEKTTEEPFYLQDGSQIQTDMMVTETDLRYHRNDLFQAVELPYGRGNYSMVCFLPSQDQQPDDIFAAMNNENWDQWMENLDTTGIEMHLPKFKFEYKKKLNEMLKLLGMEEAFNPDESDFSGINPDRKDLYISEVLHKTFVEVDEKGTEAAAVTSVTMTVTSIGGGGPMVLRFDRPFVFAIREVTTNTIVFMGKLEEPA